The following coding sequences lie in one Oncorhynchus masou masou isolate Uvic2021 chromosome 20, UVic_Omas_1.1, whole genome shotgun sequence genomic window:
- the LOC135506619 gene encoding uncharacterized protein LOC135506619, translated as MHANTREFLPPDTREFLPPDTREFLSRDTREFLPPDTREFLPPGTCEFLSPDTRDFLPPDSREFLSPDTHEFLSTDTREFLSTDTREFLSTDTREFLSPDTRVFLSPDTRTREFLSPDTREFLPPDTREFLSPDTREFLPPDTREFLPPDTREFLSPGTREILSPDTREFLPPDTREFLPPDTREFLPPDTREFLPPDTREFLPPDTREFLSTDTREFLSTDTREFLSTDTREFLSPDTREFLSPDTREFLSPGTREFLSPGTREFPSPGTREFPSPGTREFPSPGTRDETADSQTADSQTAETADSSLVPN; from the exons ATGCATGCAA ATACCCGTGAGTTCCTGCCTCCAGATACCCGTGAGTTCCTGCCTCCAGATACCCGTGAGTTCCTGTCTCGAGATACCCGTGAGTTCCTGCCTCCAGATACCCGTGAGTTCCTGCCTCCAG GTACCTGTGAGTTCCTGTCTCCAGATACCCGTGATTTCCTGCCTCCAGATTCCCGTGAGTTCCTGTCTCCAGATACCCATGAGTTCCTGTCTACAGATACCCGTGAGTTCCTGTCTACAGATACCCGTGAGTTCCTGTCTACAGATACCCGTGAGTTCCTGTCTCCAGATACCCGTGTGTTCCTGTCTCCAGATACAC GTACCCGTGAGTTCCTGTCTCCAGATACCCGTGAGTTCCTGCCTCCAGATACCCGTGAGTTCCTGTCTCCAGATACCCGTGAGTTCCTGCCTCCAGATACCCGTGAGTTCCTGCCTCCAGATACCCGTGAGTTCCTGTCTCCAGGTACCCGTGAGATCCTGTCTCCAGATACCCGTGAGTTCCTGCCTCCAGATACCCGTGAGTTCCTGCCTCCAGATACCCGTGAGTTCCTGCCTCCAGATACCCGTGAGTTCCTGCCTCCAGATACCCGTGAGTTCCTGCCTCCAGATACCCGTGAGTTCCTGTCTACAGATACCCGTGAGTTCCTGTCTACAGATACCCGTGAGTTCCTGTCTACAGATACCCGTGAGTTCCTGTCTCCAGATACCCGTGAGTTCCTGTCTCCAGATACCCGTGAGTTCCTGTCTCCAGGTACCCGTGAGTTCCTGTCTCCAGGTACCCGTGAGTTCCCGTCTCCAGGTACCCGTGAGTTCCCGTCTCCAGGTACCCGTGAGTTCCCGTCTCCAGGTACCCGTgatgagactgctgatagtcagactgctgatagtcagactgctgagactgctgata